Within the Corticium candelabrum chromosome 6, ooCorCand1.1, whole genome shotgun sequence genome, the region TTAATTAGATTAGCTCTTTTGTTAGCAATATAGACGCAGTTTTGAAAAAACCCAACATTTTATGATATCTACACTTTGTAGTTATTAGTCACATGACTACTGCAGACTTCGTTGTTTCGTCTTTCAGAACGTGTTGCTAATCCGGATAGTGTATGTGCAGTTGTTATTGTTTCAACCTTGCGATGAGGTCGTCATGAGGTGATAATGTAAACTTTTCTAATGACGTAAAAGGATGCCGCCACTCTTCTTATTCGTCAGCCAATTACCATTGCAGTCGGTGCCCTTTGAAGTTTCCTCTTGATAGACCGCCGTGTAGCAGGAGTGCGCAGAGTAGCAGTCTGCTGCAATTTCGTCTTGCCAAGACGCGTCGTTTATGAAATTGTGACATGTCTCAGACGGTGCTCGCTGCTGGCGGAGACGACAATCCGCGAGATGAAATGAAATCGTTCGGTGACGAGGGAGACgaagcagaagcagcagaacaTCTTGACGACGAGCTCGGACTGAAACAAGAATTAGAAAACGGCGACGACCGACTGGTAAGCAaagtttttatgtttgtgctgATTGTCGTTGCTGCTTGCATCTCCAACTTCCTATCTCTGCGACGGCGGCGAACGTCAAAGGGTCGGCGTGTCTGTCAAAGGGACGGTGTTTTTTGCTCGTTCTGTCTTTTATCGGAGACGAGTCGACGAGCGAAGGGCGTGCGTtgaaatattgcatgcagaaTTTCTTTCCTGTTGCGTGTCAGTTTGCCAACGTTGCGTCGTCGCTTTGCTTTCCAACAAGTTGTATGAGGCAATCAGCCTACCAGCACGTGACTTTCTCGTCTCCTTATCGTTTCTGCTCCTATGAAGGACGCAGACGAATCGATTTGCTGCGCGTTTGCCTTCATCGATCGCCTGACTGCTCGTGGCAGTATGTGAAGTAGCGCATGTCATCGATTTGCTCGTGAGTTTGCATGCACCGGAAGTTGAGCTCTTGTTTGCGGTTGTACGAAGAACTCGTGCCAAACTTGAGAACGTCGCTCCTCATTTTACTTTCTCTTTGTCAGGTTCGTGCTATGCCGGCCGACATGTCTGCAGTTGGAGTGAGCTATCGAAGCGGCATGCCCATGTTGTATCCTTGTCCTCCTTACCACGCGACTAACATGGAACCTCCTTCATCTGCACGGATGCCTCTACGACCACCACCACTCACTGCACAGCCTCAATCTGTCGTTGCATCGACCTCATACGAGCATGGCCAATCGTGGTATGTAATAATCATTTAACAGTTAGAAAATGGATGATGCACAATTTATCTAGTTAAATGTTGTCATAATGGACTGTGTTGGAATGAATGGTTACGACTAGTTACTCTGGGCTCGTAATTGTCATGTTGGCTGTTAGGGCTGCAAGTAGTTCACTGTTTTTCAAAATGATAATTTGTTAGATTTGACAGGTTCAACATTTAACTAAATTAGTCAATCACTGTACATCAGACTTACTTCATGTGTTGACATGCAGTGCCAGACTCTATTTTTACTTTACTCTTTTGCTGCTTTGATGTAAAGGTAGTAGGTCAAGGTGCTGGCTGGTGGTGAGGCTGCATGACAACAATTATACATGTAACTGTCTAGATTCAGCACAGTAATGTAATTATGTTAACTAAAGTAGCTTAATGTTCACTGTAATTGATGACAGGGtaatgtattttgtttgctggtcACCATTATTACCAAGACAAACCAATTTAGAATAGATAGGAAGATACTTATTTTATCTCCCTATCTATAGAGAATCACTTATGTAAGCTTCCACCATCCATAACTCAGTTGTGTATGTCAACAATGATTTGCATTATGAATTATGTTCTTGCTCTAACTACTTGCTTTACATATAAGAAATACAATAGCATAAAGTACTGTAGTTGTATGTCTATTGAGTAACAGACTGCCTTTAACTTTCACACTAATGTATTAATGTTTTCATCTGTCTGCTACCCAATAGTAGtgattttgttttttgttagGGTTCCTCGTGGCCAAACTGTTCCTCTTTCTGGTGGTCAGTATATGCCATCTATGAACAGTGGATTACCTCGTCTGCAACATCATCCACAGCCCAGATTTTATGGACAGTATCCTATGCAGCAAGGTGGAATGCATGGGCAGATGGGTATGATGATGCCTTATCAGCAACAGTTCCAACAAGGAGGGATGGTCATGCAACAGGCAGGATATCCTCCACAAGTGGTGCAACACCAACAAGGAGCTGGTATGATCCCCATGTCACCCTCAGACAATATGACTCCCGGTCCACACGTCAAAAAACCTCTGAATGCATTCATGTTGTATATGAAAGAGATGAGGCAGCATGTCGTAAAAGAATGTacattaaaagaaagtgctgcCATTAATCAAATTTTAGGAAGAAAAGTGAGTCATTCAGCATTCACCAATGTGGTAATGAAACTCATGCTACAATTTTTCATGTAGTGGCACGCATTAGACAGATCAGAGCAAGCTAAATATTATGAGATGGCAAGAAGGGAACGTGCACTACACCAACAGTTGTTTCCTGGTTGGTCAGCAAGAGACAATTACGCAAtagcaaagaagaaaaagaagaagcgAGACAAATCACAGACAGGTATTTACCATCCTCAGTGAATGGTTTGCCACGTGCTATCGTCTGTTGATAGATGCAGCTGCCTTGAAGAAGTGTCGAGCACGATATGGATTGGATCAGCAACAGAAGTGGTGCAAGCCTTGCAGGTATGTAAGATTTatctttaatattaatgtttgtaTTACATTTGAATTAGGCAACTACTACATTCCGTCATTTAGGCACTGCAGTGATTATTCATTTCCTACCCCAGGGCTTTCTAGTGGGTGCTGTATATTTATTTGGATGTACTACAGGATTCATCATGTGAATGCCAGATCAGTTCACTATAGATAATAGTACTGGGAGTAGCCCAGTTTACTTAGCACATACTGCTATAGTCCACAACCATGCAAAAATTGTGCTTTAGATTTTTTCATTTGCCTCCTTCCTCCAGTTTCTGCTTCCTCTCCATTCTTGTACTCTGCTCATTTGTGCTTACTGTCTTTCTTCTGCTCAATTTTTATGTACGTCAGTGGGATAGTACGTCAAACTTGAAGAAAGACGTGTAGTTTCAGAGTCTTTCATATCTTGCACGTGTACGAACCAGTAATGTGATGGTGAACACTTGCAAGTGACCCTGCTGCAATCTCTAAAGGGTGGcacttaagttaattaaatgagaaAGTACAATTATATGTAACTAGCTGAAACCATGGAGGTTTCTGAAGCTAAGTTGAATTAGCATGTGTGCAGGCACGTCCGTCCATTTTCACACATGACATTGTGTTTGCTTGGTGAACAAATCTGGAGAAAACTCTGTTGGAGAGCTGTAACTATTCTAACATGCaaacaattttcaaatttggaTATAGGAATAAAGGAGTAATTAGACTATCTACAAGTTCATTTCCTGTTGCGTAGGATATGTAAAGCTTGATCTGTACTAATGGCAGGAAAGCAAGACATTAGAGGTTTGGTCAATCAAAGAACTTTAATTAATCTCTTCACAAAGTTCAGTGTAAAAAGGCCAGCATGCTCAATTACAGATGTTGGGGAAAATGCACAATTTCCATGTGGGCCATTCTCGGTTAATAGAAAGGGTGATGTGAAGTACGTTGCCTCAATCAGTGCTCATCAGACATACCAGGAATTTTCGAACAGCACCCAGCCAAAAAAGACTGCCCACTGGGCCATCTTTTGGAAActgttctcatttacagcccatggGCCGCTAATGAGGATCAAGATTGTGGTGCACAAATTTGGTCGATATTCTGAGGCTGTATTAGTAATGTGCATTGCTGCATGGACAGGTTTGGCAACCCCACAGCTGTGGATTAAACAGGTAACCTCTAAACAAACGCTTGACAAGAAGTTTAGGAAGTCCGTCAGGTCTGGTCGCACTTCTGAGTTTATAAAGACTAAGTATCTAGGCAGGATGTTGCAAGATgggcctcacacttgcctactctggtactcaagtcaatctgccaatttccagagtttcctacgaatcGCGCCAGTGCTTATTGAGAACAGAATTTCTATTACTGCTGCCCTGGGCGCTGTTTCGGAAATTCCCGGTACATATATCCCAGAGATGTATATTTGCCTATGCATCAATCTCGTCTTTATTTGTATATCTGTCACTTCCTTATCAGATGAATGTACTGAAAGACTCTAAAGGAGATTCTGAAACTACAGTTGGTGTAATACTGTTCCTATCTGAAAGAATGCAAGACTCAACTACACTACATCATTCTGTAGTGCCAATAGATTAATCATTTTAACACTTACCACCACTAGGCTGTTTAGCCTTTACAATTTACAGATGTCTATGTCTGGCATAAGGACAGAATGCGTTTTGGGATTATCATGTAAACGTTTTGAGACTGTAAATGGCTCTTTACTCATTCGGCAACACTACCACCAGTGTTGTAGTATTCATGGCAGCAAAGCAACATAACCAACAATGTTGCTTCCACTGCAGTGCACAGTGAAGTTTCTTGCATACCTTATATAtagatattatattatattttacaatacc harbors:
- the LOC134181201 gene encoding transcription factor 7-like 2: MSQTVLAAGGDDNPRDEMKSFGDEGDEAEAAEHLDDELGLKQELENGDDRLVRAMPADMSAVGVSYRSGMPMLYPCPPYHATNMEPPSSARMPLRPPPLTAQPQSVVASTSYEHGQSWVPRGQTVPLSGGQYMPSMNSGLPRLQHHPQPRFYGQYPMQQGGMHGQMGMMMPYQQQFQQGGMVMQQAGYPPQVVQHQQGAGMIPMSPSDNMTPGPHVKKPLNAFMLYMKEMRQHVVKECTLKESAAINQILGRKWHALDRSEQAKYYEMARRERALHQQLFPGWSARDNYAIAKKKKKKRDKSQTDAAALKKCRARYGLDQQQKWCKPCRRKKKCIRFTQLGDCASGDEGQGVVDEPVTTAEETKVDVVQTNGNAVEEDSELGKPVVEEPAVEAENQTVDILVLKEE